In Achromobacter spanius, the following proteins share a genomic window:
- a CDS encoding sialic acid TRAP transporter substrate-binding protein SiaP → MNKGNAIKVLFAAVALAVSGSALAQTKLKWAHVYETSEPFHTSSVWAAQEIEKRTNGRYHIDVYPASQLGKENDINQGLTLGTVDMIISGSSFAAKSFPRIGVTYYPYTFRSPEHLIAYTKSDVYKELTQGYDQKSGNHIVATTYYGTRQTTSNRAFTKCAEMKGLKIRVPDVAAYLAMPRACGANTAPIAFAEVYLALQNGTVEAQENPLTTIEAKKFYEVQKNIILTGHIVDHLNTVISGKLWKSLSDADKKVFAEVAQQAAEKASAEVAASEKKMVDVFKKRGLNVAEVNVEDFRKTVLEKVPFEQYGYQKSDWEKIQAVK, encoded by the coding sequence ATGAATAAAGGCAACGCTATCAAAGTGCTGTTTGCCGCCGTCGCGCTGGCCGTCAGTGGCAGCGCGCTGGCGCAAACCAAGTTGAAATGGGCGCATGTGTACGAGACTTCCGAACCCTTCCATACCTCGTCGGTGTGGGCGGCGCAGGAAATCGAAAAACGCACCAACGGCCGCTATCACATCGATGTCTATCCCGCCTCTCAGTTGGGCAAGGAAAACGACATCAACCAGGGGCTGACCCTGGGCACGGTGGACATGATCATTTCCGGGTCCAGCTTCGCCGCCAAGAGCTTTCCGCGCATTGGCGTCACGTACTACCCCTACACCTTCCGCAGCCCCGAGCACCTGATCGCCTACACCAAGAGCGACGTCTACAAAGAGCTGACGCAAGGCTACGACCAGAAAAGCGGCAACCACATCGTCGCCACCACGTACTACGGCACGCGCCAGACCACGTCCAACCGCGCCTTCACCAAGTGCGCCGAAATGAAGGGCTTGAAGATCCGGGTGCCGGACGTGGCCGCCTACCTGGCCATGCCGCGTGCCTGTGGCGCCAACACCGCGCCGATTGCGTTTGCCGAGGTCTACCTGGCCTTGCAGAACGGCACGGTTGAAGCGCAAGAGAACCCGCTGACCACCATCGAAGCGAAGAAGTTCTACGAGGTGCAGAAGAACATCATCCTGACGGGCCACATCGTCGACCACCTGAACACGGTCATCTCGGGCAAGCTCTGGAAGAGCCTGTCCGATGCCGACAAGAAGGTCTTTGCCGAGGTCGCGCAGCAAGCGGCGGAAAAGGCCTCGGCCGAGGTCGCCGCGAGCGAAAAGAAAATGGTGGATGTGTTCAAGAAGCGCGGGCTGAACGTGGCCGAAGTCAACGTTGAAGACTTCCGCAAGACCGTGTTGGAGAAGGTGCCGTTCGAGCAATACGGCTACCAGAAGTCGGATTGGGAAAAGATCCAGGCGGTGAAGTAG
- the pyrF gene encoding orotidine-5'-phosphate decarboxylase — protein sequence MNFLQKLEHAWTTSNSLLQVGLDPDPQRFPRELQDKPDAIFQFCRDIVDATAPYACSFKPQIAYFAAHRAEDQLEALCQHIRDKHPDLPIVLDAKRGDIGSTAENYAREAYERYQAHALTVSPYMGLDSVEPYLAWRDRGVIVLCRTSNPGGSDLQFLKMDNGEPLYLHVAGLVADKWNANGQCGLVVGATFPNELAAVRQRIGDALPLLVPGIGAQGGDITATVNAGANAARSGMMINSSRAIIYASGGDDWREAAGQAAMGLRDAINAVR from the coding sequence ATGAATTTCCTGCAAAAACTCGAACACGCCTGGACCACCAGCAACTCGCTTCTGCAAGTGGGCCTGGACCCCGACCCCCAACGCTTTCCGCGCGAATTGCAGGACAAGCCGGACGCCATCTTCCAGTTCTGCCGCGACATCGTCGACGCCACCGCGCCCTACGCTTGCAGCTTCAAGCCGCAGATTGCGTACTTCGCCGCGCACCGCGCCGAAGACCAGTTGGAAGCGCTGTGCCAGCACATCCGCGACAAGCACCCGGACCTGCCCATCGTGCTGGACGCCAAGCGCGGCGACATCGGCTCCACCGCCGAGAACTACGCGCGCGAAGCGTACGAACGCTACCAGGCGCACGCGCTGACGGTCAGCCCCTACATGGGCCTGGACTCGGTCGAGCCCTACCTGGCGTGGCGTGACCGTGGCGTGATCGTGCTGTGCCGCACGTCCAACCCCGGCGGTTCGGACCTGCAATTTTTGAAGATGGATAACGGCGAACCGCTGTATCTGCACGTGGCAGGGTTGGTGGCCGACAAGTGGAACGCCAACGGCCAGTGCGGCCTGGTGGTGGGCGCCACGTTCCCGAACGAACTCGCGGCAGTGCGCCAACGCATCGGCGACGCCCTGCCCCTGCTGGTGCCGGGCATCGGCGCGCAAGGCGGCGACATTACCGCCACCGTGAACGCGGGCGCCAACGCCGCGCGCAGCGGCATGATGATCAACTCGTCGCGCGCCATCATCTACGCCAGCGGCGGCGACGACTGGCGCGAAGCCGCCGGCCAGGCCGCCATGGGCCTGCGGGACGCCATCAACGCGGTGCGTTGA
- the ribH gene encoding 6,7-dimethyl-8-ribityllumazine synthase, which produces MNPYILTPDLNGEGLHIGIVRARFNEEIGQAELEACLKELAELGVDERDVMVTTVPGALELGVALSHMAETFEFDALIALGAVIRGETYHFEVVSNETATAITRISLETGIPVANGVLTVDTDEQAQARAAGKGRDCAQVAVEMANLVAALEPEEEDEDEEDDEDEDFDDEEDDDKR; this is translated from the coding sequence ATGAACCCTTACATCCTTACCCCCGACCTGAACGGCGAAGGGCTGCACATCGGCATCGTACGCGCCCGCTTCAACGAAGAAATCGGTCAGGCCGAACTCGAAGCGTGCCTGAAGGAATTGGCCGAGCTGGGCGTGGACGAACGCGACGTGATGGTCACCACCGTCCCGGGCGCCCTGGAACTGGGCGTGGCCCTGTCCCACATGGCCGAAACGTTTGAATTCGACGCACTGATCGCGCTTGGCGCCGTCATTCGTGGCGAGACCTATCACTTTGAAGTGGTCAGCAATGAAACGGCCACTGCAATCACCCGTATCTCCCTGGAAACCGGCATCCCCGTCGCAAACGGCGTGTTGACCGTCGACACCGACGAGCAGGCGCAAGCCCGCGCCGCCGGCAAGGGCCGCGATTGCGCCCAGGTGGCCGTTGAAATGGCCAACCTGGTGGCGGCGCTGGAACCCGAGGAAGAAGACGAAGACGAAGAAGACGACGAGGACGAAGATTTTGACGACGAAGAAGACGACGACAAGCGCTGA
- the nusB gene encoding transcription antitermination factor NusB, producing MTTKKTTTSADSAAQARANARSARRRAREFALQGVYAWLLRGGEGTQDAGEIDAHLRDTEDFSEADAQWFKTLLHGVLREAPALRERFTPYVDRPLAELSPVEHGILLIGSFELIHHVEVPYKVAINEAVELAKSFGGTDGFKFVNGVLDKLAADVRANEVQAAAQQRR from the coding sequence TTGACGACGAAGAAGACGACGACAAGCGCTGATAGCGCGGCGCAAGCCCGCGCCAACGCGCGCAGCGCACGCCGCCGTGCACGCGAATTCGCGCTGCAAGGCGTTTATGCGTGGCTGCTGCGCGGGGGCGAAGGCACGCAGGACGCCGGCGAGATCGACGCCCATCTGCGCGACACCGAGGATTTCTCCGAGGCCGACGCGCAATGGTTCAAGACCTTGCTGCATGGTGTCCTGCGCGAAGCGCCCGCGCTGCGCGAGCGTTTCACGCCTTACGTCGACCGCCCGCTGGCCGAGTTGTCGCCCGTTGAGCATGGCATCCTGCTGATCGGCAGCTTCGAACTGATTCATCATGTTGAAGTGCCGTACAAGGTTGCCATCAACGAAGCCGTTGAGCTGGCCAAGTCGTTTGGCGGCACCGACGGCTTCAAGTTCGTCAACGGCGTGCTCGACAAGCTGGCCGCCGATGTGCGTGCGAACGAGGTCCAGGCCGCGGCGCAGCAGCGACGCTGA
- a CDS encoding phosphatidylglycerophosphatase A family protein, translated as MRERSRAVYPALSWVCRDPGRLIAFGLGSGLIRPASGTWGTLLAWGIWVAAAPAASNLAIGVFLALAFVYGCWACHRVGRELGQSDHVGMVWDEMVAFWLVLWLTPAGWLSQLLAFALFRTFDIVKPPPIKFFDAHVKGGFGVMWDDIVAAGYALLVMALVVRTGVLG; from the coding sequence ATGCGCGAACGCTCGCGCGCCGTGTATCCCGCGCTTTCCTGGGTGTGCCGCGACCCCGGCCGCCTGATCGCTTTCGGCCTGGGCAGCGGCCTGATCCGGCCGGCATCGGGCACCTGGGGCACGCTACTTGCTTGGGGCATCTGGGTGGCCGCCGCGCCCGCCGCGTCGAACCTGGCCATCGGCGTGTTCCTGGCGCTGGCCTTTGTGTACGGGTGCTGGGCCTGCCATCGCGTGGGCCGCGAACTTGGGCAGTCGGATCATGTCGGAATGGTCTGGGACGAGATGGTGGCGTTCTGGCTGGTGCTTTGGCTGACGCCGGCCGGATGGTTGTCGCAGTTGCTGGCGTTCGCGCTGTTCCGCACGTTCGACATCGTCAAGCCGCCGCCCATCAAGTTCTTCGACGCCCACGTCAAGGGTGGCTTTGGCGTCATGTGGGACGATATCGTCGCGGCCGGCTATGCCTTGCTGGTTATGGCCTTGGTAGTGCGTACAGGAGTCTTGGGATGA
- the ribBA gene encoding bifunctional 3,4-dihydroxy-2-butanone-4-phosphate synthase/GTP cyclohydrolase II codes for MSVQLSSLPGSEPESFGIASVAEIIAELRAGRIVILVDEEDRENEGDLVMAAEFVTPEAINFMVTHGRGLVCLTLTEERCRQLELPMMAARNGTRYGTNFTQSIEAAEGVETGISAADRARTIQVAVARDAKPADLVQPGHIFPVRAVPGGVLVRAGHTEAGCDLTAMAGLTPAAVICEILKPDGTMARLPDLVEFGRQHNLKIGTIADLIQYRSEHESIVKRVGKRPMQTAWGTFEAVAYEDAATGSAHLALVHGNVSPDVETLVRVHEPASVLDLLDTGASPHSWGVAKALEAIAAAPAGVLVLMNCQSSTEHLFGQIAGWSDPKAQADAAASTDRFGLRTYGIGAQILRDLNVGQMRLLARPRKMPSMAGFSLTITGYDCDPQNTPATH; via the coding sequence ATGTCCGTCCAGTTGTCCTCTTTGCCCGGCTCCGAGCCGGAATCCTTCGGTATCGCTTCGGTAGCCGAGATCATCGCCGAGCTGCGCGCCGGCCGTATCGTCATCCTGGTTGACGAAGAAGACCGTGAAAACGAGGGCGACCTTGTCATGGCCGCCGAATTCGTCACGCCCGAAGCCATCAACTTCATGGTGACCCACGGCCGCGGCCTGGTGTGCCTGACCCTGACCGAAGAACGCTGCCGCCAGTTGGAGCTGCCCATGATGGCGGCCCGCAACGGCACGCGCTACGGCACCAACTTCACGCAGTCGATCGAAGCCGCCGAAGGCGTCGAGACCGGTATTTCGGCTGCCGACCGCGCCCGCACCATCCAGGTGGCGGTGGCGCGCGACGCCAAGCCGGCCGACCTGGTCCAGCCCGGCCACATCTTCCCGGTGCGCGCGGTGCCCGGCGGCGTGCTGGTGCGCGCCGGCCACACCGAAGCCGGTTGCGACCTGACCGCCATGGCCGGCCTGACGCCCGCCGCCGTCATCTGCGAAATCCTGAAGCCCGACGGCACCATGGCCCGCTTGCCGGACCTGGTGGAATTCGGCCGCCAGCACAACCTGAAGATCGGCACCATCGCCGACCTGATCCAGTACCGCAGCGAACACGAATCCATCGTCAAGCGCGTGGGCAAGCGGCCCATGCAGACGGCCTGGGGCACCTTCGAGGCCGTGGCCTACGAAGACGCCGCCACCGGCTCCGCCCACTTGGCGCTGGTGCATGGTAACGTTTCCCCCGACGTTGAAACGCTGGTGCGCGTGCATGAACCGGCTTCCGTGCTGGACCTGCTGGACACCGGCGCCAGCCCGCATAGCTGGGGCGTGGCGAAGGCCCTGGAGGCCATTGCCGCCGCGCCCGCCGGCGTACTGGTGCTGATGAATTGCCAGTCTTCCACCGAACATCTGTTTGGCCAGATTGCCGGCTGGAGCGACCCGAAGGCCCAGGCCGACGCCGCCGCCAGCACCGACCGTTTCGGCCTGCGTACTTATGGCATTGGCGCCCAGATTCTGCGCGACCTGAATGTGGGCCAGATGAGGCTCCTGGCCCGGCCGCGCAAGATGCCCAGCATGGCGGGCTTTTCCCTGACCATTACGGGTTACGATTGCGACCCGCAGAATACTCCCGCAACACACTGA
- a CDS encoding FadR/GntR family transcriptional regulator, with product MPIQTIEPRRLYRQIADQLRLLIEAGEFPVGARLPPERDLALKLGVSRPSVREALIALEVEGWVEVRMGSGVYVQSLSGAPRASLMAESPLETIRARWTIEGELAAQAARNPAPALVDGLLEAVGAMEDEARAASVPIRGDRLFHLRVAEMASNAVLVRVVGELFDERHNPLSVKLGDYFENPDSWAAAITEHRRVIAAIAAGDEAAARAAMHHHLSCSFDRLTASWPGAAETMRIDSKEPAAS from the coding sequence ATGCCGATCCAGACCATCGAGCCGCGCCGCTTGTACCGCCAGATCGCCGACCAGCTGCGCTTGCTGATCGAGGCCGGCGAATTTCCGGTGGGCGCGCGCTTGCCCCCGGAACGCGACCTGGCCCTGAAGCTGGGCGTGTCGCGCCCGTCGGTGCGTGAAGCGTTGATTGCGCTGGAAGTGGAAGGCTGGGTGGAAGTGCGCATGGGCTCGGGCGTGTATGTGCAAAGCCTGTCTGGCGCGCCGCGCGCCAGCCTGATGGCGGAAAGCCCCCTGGAAACCATCCGCGCGCGCTGGACGATCGAAGGCGAACTTGCCGCGCAGGCGGCCCGCAACCCGGCGCCCGCGCTGGTCGATGGGTTGCTGGAGGCGGTGGGCGCCATGGAAGACGAAGCCCGCGCGGCCAGCGTGCCCATACGCGGCGACCGGCTGTTCCATTTGCGCGTGGCCGAAATGGCCAGCAACGCCGTGCTGGTGCGCGTGGTGGGCGAACTATTCGACGAACGCCACAACCCCTTGTCCGTGAAGCTTGGCGACTACTTCGAAAACCCCGATAGCTGGGCCGCCGCCATCACCGAGCACCGCCGCGTCATCGCCGCCATTGCCGCGGGCGACGAGGCCGCCGCGCGCGCCGCCATGCATCACCATCTTTCCTGCTCGTTCGACCGCTTGACCGCCAGTTGGCCGGGCGCGGCCGAAACGATGCGCATCGATAGCAAAGAGCCGGCGGCGTCCTGA
- the thiL gene encoding thiamine-phosphate kinase, producing MASEFELIARYFTRAAPAGLLGVGDDCALFPVPAGEQVATSTDLLLEGRHFFPDVDPRALGHKSLAVNLSDLAAMGARPIGCVLGLALPRLDEPWLAAFAEGFHALAAAHGCPLIGGDTTRSAHDLAISVTVFGAVPAGQALRRDAAQAGDDIWVSGELGAADVAYRLLDGQYPANDALLAATRAALEWPQPQVALGMALRGIAHAAVDLSDGLLQDLGHILTASRLGARLEVDRLPVAAAVAALDDAPRRRAVLGGGDVYQLCFTAPAAQREAVQAAARGASAQVTRVGQTLAQSGLQVLDGHGRPLADLPGGFDHFPAA from the coding sequence GTGGCGTCCGAATTTGAATTGATCGCGCGCTATTTCACCCGGGCCGCGCCCGCCGGCTTGCTGGGCGTGGGCGACGACTGCGCGCTGTTTCCCGTGCCCGCGGGCGAGCAGGTCGCCACCAGCACCGACCTGCTGCTGGAAGGCCGCCATTTCTTTCCCGACGTAGACCCCCGCGCCTTGGGCCACAAATCGCTGGCCGTGAACCTGTCCGACCTGGCCGCCATGGGCGCGCGCCCCATCGGCTGCGTGCTGGGCCTGGCGTTGCCGCGCCTTGACGAACCCTGGCTGGCCGCCTTCGCCGAAGGCTTTCATGCGCTGGCGGCGGCCCATGGCTGCCCGCTGATTGGCGGCGACACCACGCGCAGCGCGCATGACCTGGCGATCAGCGTCACGGTCTTTGGCGCCGTGCCTGCCGGCCAGGCGCTGCGGCGCGATGCGGCACAAGCGGGCGACGACATCTGGGTATCCGGCGAGTTGGGCGCGGCCGATGTCGCCTACCGCCTGCTGGACGGCCAGTACCCCGCCAACGACGCCTTGCTGGCCGCCACGCGCGCCGCGCTGGAATGGCCGCAGCCGCAGGTGGCGTTGGGGATGGCGCTGCGCGGCATTGCGCACGCCGCCGTTGATTTGTCCGACGGCCTGCTGCAAGACCTGGGCCACATCCTGACCGCCAGCCGGCTGGGCGCCCGCCTGGAAGTCGACCGCCTGCCGGTGGCCGCCGCCGTGGCGGCCCTGGACGACGCGCCGCGCCGTCGCGCGGTGCTGGGCGGTGGCGACGTCTATCAACTGTGTTTCACCGCCCCGGCCGCGCAACGCGAGGCCGTCCAGGCCGCCGCCCGCGGGGCCAGCGCTCAGGTCACCCGCGTGGGCCAGACGCTGGCGCAATCGGGGCTGCAAGTGCTGGACGGGCATGGGCGGCCGCTGGCCGACCTCCCGGGCGGCTTCGATCATTTCCCCGCCGCCTGA
- a CDS encoding diacylglycerol kinase encodes MTHDPQHSPFKSSGGLRRILNALRYSWQGLKAAVKYEAAFRQELALAVLMIPAAFFLGRTTVEVFFLVGTVVMVLAAELLNSAIEALADALSVERHPLLGRAKDLGSAAVMLLLIFAGVVWVGVAISRFVMH; translated from the coding sequence ATGACCCACGACCCGCAACACTCGCCCTTCAAAAGCTCCGGCGGCTTGCGCCGCATCCTGAATGCGCTGCGCTATTCGTGGCAAGGCCTGAAAGCGGCCGTCAAATATGAAGCCGCGTTCCGCCAGGAACTGGCGCTGGCCGTGCTGATGATTCCGGCGGCGTTCTTTCTGGGGCGCACCACGGTCGAGGTGTTTTTCCTGGTGGGCACGGTGGTGATGGTGTTGGCGGCCGAGCTGCTGAATTCCGCCATCGAAGCGCTGGCCGACGCCTTGTCGGTAGAGCGCCACCCACTGTTGGGGCGCGCCAAGGACCTGGGCAGCGCGGCTGTGATGCTGCTGCTGATCTTCGCCGGGGTCGTCTGGGTGGGCGTGGCCATCAGCCGATTCGTCATGCATTGA
- a CDS encoding CinA family protein, whose protein sequence is MNEQQAVTRSNLSAAQLAEATLVALAERLGDAMRRKGWMLGTAESCTGGLLAGAMTSVAGSSDWFERGFVTYSNDAKVTELDVSPDALHHFGAVSEPVALEMANGVLLASPAAHMAVSTTGIAGPGGATPGKPVGMVCFGFAMRVDDGISSRAATHVFNGDRTQVRQAAVEFALRGLLELLGEPA, encoded by the coding sequence ATGAACGAACAACAAGCAGTCACCCGTTCGAATCTGTCGGCGGCGCAGTTGGCGGAAGCCACGCTGGTCGCCCTGGCCGAACGGCTGGGCGATGCGATGCGGCGCAAGGGCTGGATGTTGGGCACGGCCGAATCGTGCACGGGCGGCCTCTTGGCCGGAGCGATGACGTCGGTGGCGGGGTCCAGCGACTGGTTCGAACGCGGCTTCGTCACCTACAGCAACGACGCCAAGGTGACCGAGCTGGACGTATCGCCCGATGCCTTGCATCACTTCGGCGCGGTCAGTGAACCCGTGGCGCTGGAAATGGCCAACGGCGTGTTGCTGGCTTCGCCCGCCGCGCACATGGCCGTATCCACCACAGGCATTGCCGGGCCGGGCGGGGCTACACCGGGCAAGCCGGTGGGCATGGTGTGTTTTGGTTTTGCGATGCGGGTGGACGACGGCATCAGCAGCCGCGCCGCCACCCATGTGTTCAACGGCGACCGCACGCAGGTGCGTCAGGCCGCCGTGGAATTCGCGCTGCGCGGCTTGCTCGAATTGCTGGGCGAGCCGGCCTGA
- a CDS encoding HAD-IIB family hydrolase, protein MQALAAMPLTVAAAVRVVLTDIDDTLTTEGRLPADAYAALERLEAAGIQVVPITGRPAGWCDHIARMWPVRAVVGENGAFYYAYDRHARRMTTHYWTDAASRQASRKRLDAIRDRVLAEVPGCAVASDQDYRVADLAIDFCEDVPALPEEAVTKIVQIFHDAGAQAKVSSIHVNGWFGDYDKLTMTRTMFQREFGQNVADALDSTLFIGDSPNDEPMFAYFPISVGVANIQAQLHRLTDRPAFVAAFHGGAGFVEMANRLLAARQAPQPSPPTPAQPA, encoded by the coding sequence ATGCAAGCCCTTGCGGCCATGCCTTTGACCGTGGCGGCGGCGGTTCGCGTCGTCCTGACCGACATCGACGACACGCTGACCACCGAAGGCCGTCTGCCGGCCGATGCCTACGCCGCGCTGGAGCGCCTGGAGGCGGCCGGCATCCAGGTCGTGCCCATTACCGGCCGCCCGGCCGGCTGGTGCGACCATATCGCCCGCATGTGGCCGGTGCGCGCCGTGGTGGGGGAAAACGGCGCGTTCTACTATGCCTATGACCGCCATGCCCGCCGCATGACGACCCATTACTGGACGGACGCCGCTTCGCGTCAAGCCAGCCGCAAGCGCCTGGACGCCATCCGCGACCGCGTCCTGGCCGAGGTGCCGGGGTGCGCCGTCGCCAGCGACCAGGACTACCGCGTGGCCGACTTGGCCATCGACTTCTGCGAAGACGTGCCCGCCCTGCCGGAGGAGGCGGTCACGAAGATCGTGCAGATCTTCCACGACGCCGGCGCGCAGGCAAAGGTCAGCTCCATCCACGTCAACGGCTGGTTTGGCGACTACGACAAGCTGACCATGACGCGTACGATGTTCCAGCGCGAATTCGGCCAGAACGTGGCTGATGCACTGGATAGCACGCTCTTCATCGGCGATTCGCCCAACGACGAGCCGATGTTCGCGTACTTTCCGATTTCGGTCGGCGTGGCGAACATCCAGGCGCAATTGCACCGCCTGACGGACCGCCCTGCTTTCGTGGCGGCATTCCACGGCGGCGCCGGCTTTGTTGAAATGGCCAATCGGCTGCTGGCAGCGCGCCAGGCGCCGCAGCCGTCGCCCCCCACCCCGGCTCAACCGGCCTGA
- a CDS encoding TRAP transporter small permease, translated as MHSNAKAAPMAAVSHGPGPVSAPSYASPSSGSSSGPHQTSVDEIVHSFEEADQHTVDLSGYQPEDWICLGIFWVMSLLVFLQFFSRYVLNDSFAWTEELAVYCLIGVVFLGAAMCVRTCRHIQVDFLYRYLPKPVGRVLATVIDILRTAFFGYAVWLTYRYIVLVGDEPMTTLFWNKSYVYWVALAGFAMMFLRSLQVSARNWRQGYSILENPAAYDALD; from the coding sequence ATGCATTCCAACGCGAAAGCGGCGCCGATGGCGGCCGTGAGCCATGGGCCGGGTCCGGTGTCGGCGCCCAGCTACGCCAGCCCGTCTTCCGGTTCATCATCCGGCCCACACCAGACCAGCGTCGACGAGATCGTCCACAGTTTCGAAGAGGCCGACCAGCACACGGTCGACCTGTCCGGCTATCAACCTGAAGACTGGATTTGCCTGGGCATATTCTGGGTGATGTCCCTGCTTGTCTTCTTGCAGTTTTTCTCCCGCTACGTGCTGAACGACTCCTTTGCCTGGACCGAGGAACTGGCGGTGTATTGCCTGATCGGCGTGGTGTTCCTGGGCGCCGCCATGTGCGTGCGGACCTGCCGCCATATTCAGGTGGACTTCCTGTACCGCTATCTGCCCAAGCCGGTGGGCCGCGTGCTGGCCACCGTGATCGATATCTTGCGCACCGCCTTCTTTGGCTACGCGGTGTGGCTCACGTACCGCTACATCGTGCTGGTGGGCGACGAGCCCATGACCACGCTGTTCTGGAACAAGTCTTACGTGTACTGGGTGGCCCTGGCGGGCTTTGCCATGATGTTCCTGCGGTCGCTGCAAGTGTCGGCGCGCAACTGGCGGCAGGGCTATTCCATCCTGGAAAACCCCGCGGCCTACGACGCGCTGGATTGA
- a CDS encoding NAD(P)/FAD-dependent oxidoreductase: protein MMPNSTSARSERIVIVGGGAGGLELAAKLGRIHGRQHITLVDSRPFHIWKPSLHEAAAGTLDIHQEGLSYLMLAHMNGFSFAQGRLLSVDRESRQIVVDAVNDAQSLEVLPRREFGYDTLVLALGSTSNFFNTPGAAEHAVTLDTTENAEQFRLTMLKAMALVDLAKVRNPSARLDLVIVGGGATGVELAVELTEASHVVSAYGLPNFRAERDLAITLVEGAPRILSALPEKISEAATNRLTELGIGVETSCRVSEVTGDSVKTADGREFPAQLCMWAAGIKGPALLADLDLPLNKLGQLEVNERLETPDPHILALGDCCAAPWRDGRTVPARAQAAHQQADYLAKKLTARLRRTAEPTAPYVYQDHGSLVSLGQDAGVGSLMGKLAGRGLFVSGTLARLMYMSLHLMHHKAVLGISRTASLALARLLMRRTRPRVKLH, encoded by the coding sequence ATGATGCCTAATTCGACGTCAGCACGCTCTGAACGCATCGTCATCGTTGGCGGTGGCGCAGGCGGCCTGGAACTGGCCGCCAAACTGGGCCGCATCCACGGCCGCCAGCACATCACGCTGGTCGACAGCCGGCCCTTCCACATCTGGAAGCCGTCGCTGCACGAAGCGGCCGCCGGCACGCTGGATATCCACCAGGAAGGCTTGTCCTACCTGATGCTGGCCCACATGAACGGCTTTTCGTTCGCGCAAGGCAGGCTGCTGAGCGTGGACCGCGAAAGCCGCCAGATCGTGGTGGACGCCGTCAACGATGCGCAAAGCCTGGAAGTGCTGCCGCGCCGTGAGTTCGGCTACGACACGCTGGTGCTGGCCCTGGGCAGCACGTCCAACTTTTTCAACACGCCCGGCGCGGCTGAACACGCCGTCACGCTGGACACCACCGAAAACGCCGAACAATTCCGCCTGACCATGCTGAAAGCCATGGCGCTGGTGGACTTGGCCAAGGTGCGCAACCCGTCGGCACGGCTGGACCTGGTGATTGTGGGCGGCGGCGCCACCGGCGTGGAACTGGCCGTGGAGCTGACCGAAGCCAGCCACGTGGTCAGCGCCTACGGTCTGCCGAACTTCCGCGCTGAACGCGACCTGGCCATCACGCTGGTGGAAGGCGCGCCGCGCATCCTGTCGGCACTGCCTGAAAAAATTTCCGAAGCCGCCACCAACCGGCTGACCGAGCTGGGCATCGGCGTGGAAACGTCATGCCGCGTGTCGGAAGTCACGGGCGATAGCGTCAAGACCGCCGACGGCCGGGAATTCCCCGCCCAGTTGTGCATGTGGGCCGCCGGCATCAAGGGCCCCGCCCTGCTGGCCGATCTGGACTTGCCGCTGAACAAGCTGGGCCAGTTGGAAGTCAACGAGCGCCTGGAAACCCCCGACCCGCACATCCTGGCCTTGGGCGATTGCTGCGCGGCGCCCTGGCGCGACGGGCGCACCGTGCCCGCGCGCGCGCAGGCGGCGCACCAGCAGGCCGACTACCTGGCCAAGAAGCTCACGGCGCGCCTGCGCCGCACCGCCGAACCCACCGCACCCTACGTCTACCAGGACCATGGCTCGCTGGTGTCGCTGGGTCAGGACGCCGGGGTGGGCAGCCTGATGGGCAAGCTGGCCGGACGGGGACTGTTCGTAAGCGGTACACTGGCGCGCTTGATGTACATGAGCCTGCACCTGATGCACCACAAAGCGGTGCTGGGCATCTCGCGCACCGCCTCCCTTGCCCTGGCCCGCCTGCTGATGCGGCGCACGCGCCCCCGGGTCAAACTGCACTGA